One genomic window of Desulfomonilia bacterium includes the following:
- a CDS encoding radical SAM protein, with the protein MFEESPSLIFADSKGNIMDFEPLAMAGRTWDYIEPVEDTDLIPMPKGSQLYVLPERHPMGFDRHTGELIVLYENPFEPGTPAYAVSVFLPAAYSQTYIAAWDKEEGACTLPLFPYTALGWQGEGFVAAGMRVDESRRQDPEMFDHEKIRKGIAEWRKDLPENRLVRHLSNCAECYACPAALNLFQGREEAPLPTSPACNAACIGCISLQEKCGPPSPQQRIDFIPTPEEIAEVALRHIHAVKEPVVSFGQGCEGEPLLVSDVLKKAIALIRKSTSKGTINLNSNSSLPEKVAELADTGLDSLRISMNSPKEATYLKYFRPKYPFEALKQSALEMKNRGKFVSLNLFVFPGLTDAPREVKSLKRFINETGIDMIQWRNLNMDPDVYIETLDLKLEPGIGIRNLIESLPLRRGYFNPFIPK; encoded by the coding sequence ATGTTTGAAGAGAGCCCTTCACTTATTTTTGCGGATTCCAAAGGCAATATCATGGACTTTGAACCACTCGCCATGGCGGGCAGAACATGGGACTACATCGAGCCTGTTGAAGACACAGACTTGATACCCATGCCGAAAGGTTCCCAGCTCTACGTACTGCCGGAAAGGCATCCCATGGGGTTCGATAGGCATACCGGCGAACTTATTGTGCTTTATGAGAACCCTTTCGAACCCGGTACACCGGCCTATGCTGTAAGCGTGTTCCTGCCTGCCGCTTATTCACAGACCTATATCGCGGCCTGGGACAAGGAAGAAGGCGCCTGCACGCTGCCTCTTTTCCCGTATACGGCCCTCGGCTGGCAGGGTGAAGGTTTCGTCGCTGCCGGGATGAGAGTCGATGAATCCAGGCGGCAGGACCCGGAGATGTTCGACCATGAAAAAATTCGCAAAGGAATTGCCGAATGGAGGAAAGACCTTCCGGAAAACAGGCTTGTCAGACACCTCTCAAACTGCGCGGAATGTTATGCCTGCCCGGCCGCACTTAACCTGTTTCAGGGCCGCGAGGAGGCCCCTCTTCCAACATCTCCTGCATGTAACGCAGCCTGCATCGGCTGCATTTCATTGCAGGAGAAGTGCGGACCCCCATCGCCTCAGCAGCGCATCGATTTCATCCCGACACCTGAAGAAATCGCCGAAGTTGCGCTGCGCCACATACATGCGGTAAAAGAACCTGTCGTAAGCTTCGGTCAGGGCTGTGAAGGCGAACCTCTGCTCGTTTCAGACGTCCTGAAAAAGGCGATTGCTCTTATAAGAAAGAGCACATCCAAAGGCACAATCAATCTCAATTCTAATTCGAGCCTGCCTGAAAAGGTAGCCGAGCTTGCGGACACGGGACTGGACAGCCTGCGCATAAGCATGAACTCGCCTAAAGAGGCAACCTACCTTAAATATTTCAGGCCTAAATATCCTTTTGAGGCCCTCAAACAGAGCGCGCTTGAAATGAAGAACCGCGGAAAGTTCGTTTCGCTCAACCTCTTTGTTTTTCCCGGCCTTACAGATGCACCGAGAGAGGTCAAGTCTCTGAAACGTTTTATAAATGAAACCGGCATCGACATGATACAGTGGCGCAACCTCAACATGGATCCCGATGTTTATATAGAAACACTCGATTTGAAGCTGGAGCCCGGCATCGGCATCAGAAACCTGATCGAATCCCTGCCTTTAAGAAGGGGCTATTTCAACCCGTTCATCCCGAAATGA
- the alaE gene encoding L-alanine exporter AlaE, with translation MILKGCVKRSYVVNYIPTMKRIFADVIAVLTFNTVCSMIIEIFLAGMTVNQSIHARLIAIPVILILARPYGLFRDWINRILKSGERGRAMKITADVIAFVAMQVPQYSIVLKLSGANLHQIITACSSATVLMAIGGRPMGIFLDFTRWLMRVDVKD, from the coding sequence ATGATTTTAAAGGGTTGCGTTAAACGGTCTTATGTGGTCAATTACATTCCGACCATGAAGAGGATATTTGCGGATGTGATTGCTGTTCTGACCTTCAATACGGTCTGTTCCATGATAATCGAGATATTTCTCGCAGGAATGACTGTAAACCAGTCAATTCACGCGAGACTTATTGCGATACCGGTCATTCTTATCCTTGCCAGGCCTTACGGGCTGTTCCGTGACTGGATAAACAGGATCCTGAAGTCGGGCGAAAGGGGAAGGGCAATGAAGATCACAGCCGATGTAATAGCCTTCGTAGCCATGCAGGTTCCACAATATTCGATTGTCCTGAAACTGTCCGGCGCAAACCTTCACCAGATAATCACGGCATGCAGTTCGGCCACCGTGCTGATGGCGATCGGTGGAAGGCCGATGGGAATTTTCCTCGACTTCACAAGATGGCTTATGAGGGTCGATGTGAAGGATTAG
- a CDS encoding 4Fe-4S binding protein, with translation MSSEIYEKLRRILDTHPSGAPESKHFDEILRMYFTPDEAELLCRMSFRMKTVNEIIKDSGLDAQEVEKTLDALSSRALIFSKSGKTGKAYALLPTIPGLFEFPFMKGITSPELKKLAGLWEEYHADTLGNAFSGNPTPLARVIPVGSSVESVSNIHPYEEVKEFISQSECFALADCACRVSVAKCDKPRDVCLIFDAGAKFLIEKGYAREITRDEAFAVLDRSEQAGLVHMSGNTKSKTYFICNCCPCCCTIMRGLTQLKNPHAFYTSSYLAVLDSGECTSCGVCTERCPMVAISIDDESSAIDENMCIGCGLCVSSCPVSAISLVKRPVEPDIPATVQDMGIRVATEKGKIEDFMKVMTS, from the coding sequence ATGAGCAGTGAGATTTACGAGAAGTTGAGGCGGATACTGGACACCCACCCCTCAGGCGCCCCTGAGTCAAAACATTTTGACGAGATACTGAGGATGTATTTCACGCCGGATGAGGCTGAACTTCTGTGCCGTATGAGCTTCAGGATGAAAACCGTAAATGAAATAATAAAGGACTCCGGTTTAGATGCGCAGGAGGTCGAAAAGACGCTAGATGCACTTTCGTCAAGGGCTCTTATATTTTCTAAAAGCGGCAAAACAGGTAAGGCCTATGCCCTGCTGCCGACCATTCCGGGGTTGTTCGAGTTTCCCTTCATGAAAGGTATCACAAGCCCGGAGCTTAAAAAACTTGCCGGATTGTGGGAAGAATACCATGCAGATACCCTTGGCAACGCATTTTCAGGCAATCCGACTCCTCTGGCCAGGGTAATTCCCGTCGGGAGTTCGGTTGAATCTGTTTCCAATATTCATCCCTATGAAGAGGTCAAGGAGTTCATTTCCCAGTCCGAATGTTTTGCGCTTGCCGATTGCGCATGCAGGGTGAGTGTCGCAAAATGTGACAAACCCAGAGATGTCTGCCTGATATTCGATGCCGGGGCTAAATTCCTCATCGAGAAAGGTTACGCGAGGGAGATCACAAGGGATGAAGCGTTCGCCGTGCTCGACAGAAGCGAACAGGCGGGCCTCGTGCACATGAGCGGAAACACGAAAAGCAAGACCTATTTCATATGCAACTGCTGTCCGTGCTGCTGCACAATCATGAGGGGCCTTACGCAGCTTAAAAATCCGCATGCCTTTTATACCAGCTCATATCTTGCCGTGCTCGACTCCGGCGAATGCACTTCCTGCGGCGTATGTACTGAAAGGTGTCCGATGGTAGCGATCAGTATAGATGATGAATCATCAGCAATCGATGAGAACATGTGCATCGGCTGCGGGCTCTGTGTTTCTTCATGTCCGGTCAGCGCAATCTCGCTTGTAAAGCGTCCGGTTGAACCGGATATTCCAGCCACAGTTCAGGACATGGGTATCAGGGTGGCTACGGAAAAAGGAAAGATTGAAGATTTCATGAAGGTTATGACGAGTTGA
- a CDS encoding MoxR family ATPase codes for MSKKGIQEITEQMQDIILGQGDVVRYVLCALFAGGNVLLEGVPGVGKTLIGLSLARLLDLSFRRIQFTNDLLPSDIMGFHDFRKGIGEPELMKGPVFASIVLVDEINRTSPKTQSALLEAMEERQVTIDGISYPLPEPFMVIATQNPIEVAGTFPLPESQLDRFLLKIKVGYPPLEHEKQILLRSIDHKKALNLKPVISMDLISDMIVQASEIKVHDDVLGYITSIIRATRVHPKIELGVSPRGGLALKKAAQAFAFISDRDYVTPADVRKVSVPVLAHRVLTRGASSENAIEDILREVQAPL; via the coding sequence GTGTCAAAAAAAGGCATACAGGAAATAACAGAACAGATGCAGGATATAATCCTGGGACAGGGCGATGTTGTCAGATATGTCCTTTGCGCTCTTTTTGCAGGCGGCAACGTCCTGCTTGAAGGAGTGCCCGGCGTCGGTAAAACGCTTATAGGATTATCTCTTGCAAGGCTTCTCGACCTCAGTTTCAGGCGCATTCAATTCACAAACGATCTTCTGCCGTCAGACATAATGGGGTTTCATGATTTCAGGAAGGGGATAGGCGAACCCGAACTCATGAAAGGTCCTGTTTTCGCAAGCATCGTTCTGGTCGACGAGATAAACCGAACTTCGCCTAAAACACAGTCCGCTCTGCTTGAGGCAATGGAGGAAAGGCAGGTGACGATCGACGGAATATCGTATCCGCTGCCTGAACCATTCATGGTCATCGCCACACAGAATCCCATCGAGGTGGCCGGCACATTTCCTCTGCCTGAAAGCCAGCTCGACAGGTTCCTTCTGAAGATAAAGGTGGGCTACCCTCCTCTTGAGCATGAAAAGCAGATTCTTCTGAGATCTATAGACCACAAGAAGGCTCTCAATCTGAAACCGGTAATCAGCATGGACCTCATTTCGGACATGATCGTTCAGGCTTCAGAGATTAAGGTCCATGACGATGTGCTCGGCTATATAACATCGATTATTCGTGCCACCCGCGTCCATCCCAAGATAGAACTCGGCGTCTCTCCAAGGGGCGGACTGGCCCTCAAAAAGGCGGCGCAGGCCTTTGCCTTCATATCGGACAGGGATTACGTCACACCCGCAGACGTCAGAAAGGTGAGCGTACCCGTACTTGCCCACAGAGTTCTTACAAGGGGCGCCAGCTCTGAAAACGCCATAGAGGATATACTGCGTGAGGTTCAAGCGCCTCTTTAA
- a CDS encoding PAS domain S-box protein, whose amino-acid sequence MSDDKLLDQRLRSYEALFENANELIITTDKYGMITKLNRKVEEVSGYSREELIGKSILLIAAPESREDFITFWKELLDGRPTRHELSVIGKEGQTGYLVASGSIIKDGDEILEMQYNAQLINDIKEAQETIIELKNHLKSIIESSPNMIICLDSSGIVEISNPVTERILLLPLSELTGHRLTEVCPFMEKFSEGIKWAWENKSSKFLVDEVFPDNNIYNLIIYPLTASPKGGVVITAINITEKKKMQAELIHAQKMETIGLLSSGFAHDFNNILTGVVGNIAMMRLSSDEAKKQKYLDNMDHITNRAKDLISKILMLSSNRAGNLQNFSVKKALDEVIDITSRSIPKNISLKLELPQEKMILKMDFTQFTQVMLNLIVNARDAIGKNQDGLINIKVQNIWVDEQTKRRNMLHATGNFVRIDVTDNGSGMDQATMEKIFDPFFTTKDKKEGTGLGLSITYTVIKNASGNIKVSSEKGKGSRFTILLPLSDESCEDADEEKTAIETMKGISILLVDDEPMIRDIGKEILESIGHRVATASNGIECLEMLSNDKNNFDVIILDMIMPGLDGLHTLAEMSAKKIEKKVIVSTGFHSGNEFEEITSNPLVIASLNKPFTVHELTRVLSKLV is encoded by the coding sequence ATGTCTGATGATAAACTTCTGGATCAGAGATTGAGAAGCTATGAGGCGCTCTTTGAAAACGCCAACGAGCTGATCATTACCACAGACAAATATGGAATGATCACAAAACTGAACAGAAAAGTCGAGGAAGTCTCCGGATACAGCAGAGAAGAGCTTATCGGTAAAAGCATACTTCTCATTGCCGCCCCTGAAAGCAGGGAAGACTTTATCACGTTCTGGAAAGAACTGCTGGATGGACGGCCGACGCGCCATGAACTCTCAGTCATTGGCAAGGAAGGTCAAACCGGGTATCTCGTCGCCAGCGGCAGCATAATAAAAGATGGCGATGAAATACTCGAAATGCAGTATAACGCCCAGCTTATCAACGATATCAAAGAGGCTCAGGAAACAATCATCGAGCTGAAAAATCATTTGAAGAGCATCATCGAATCCAGTCCGAATATGATAATCTGTCTTGACAGTTCCGGGATTGTTGAGATCAGCAATCCTGTCACCGAACGCATCCTTCTGCTGCCGTTGAGCGAACTCACCGGGCATAGACTGACTGAGGTATGCCCTTTTATGGAGAAGTTCAGTGAAGGAATAAAATGGGCATGGGAAAACAAGTCATCGAAGTTTCTTGTGGATGAAGTCTTTCCCGACAACAATATTTATAACCTCATAATTTATCCCCTTACAGCAAGTCCGAAGGGAGGGGTTGTAATAACCGCTATCAATATAACCGAAAAGAAAAAAATGCAGGCCGAACTGATCCATGCCCAGAAGATGGAAACCATAGGACTTCTGTCAAGCGGGTTTGCGCATGATTTCAACAATATTCTTACAGGTGTTGTAGGTAATATTGCCATGATGAGGCTGTCGTCCGACGAGGCAAAAAAACAGAAGTATCTTGACAACATGGACCATATTACAAACCGTGCAAAAGACCTGATATCCAAAATTCTCATGCTTTCGAGCAACAGGGCGGGGAATCTCCAGAACTTCTCGGTAAAAAAGGCCCTTGATGAGGTTATCGACATAACATCCAGGTCTATACCCAAGAACATAAGTCTGAAGCTGGAACTGCCTCAGGAAAAAATGATACTCAAGATGGATTTCACGCAGTTTACGCAGGTGATGCTCAACCTTATAGTCAATGCCCGTGATGCAATCGGTAAAAACCAGGACGGTTTGATTAATATCAAAGTTCAGAACATATGGGTTGACGAGCAGACAAAACGCCGCAATATGCTTCATGCTACGGGCAACTTTGTCAGGATCGATGTCACTGATAACGGAAGCGGAATGGATCAGGCGACAATGGAAAAAATATTCGATCCTTTTTTCACAACCAAGGACAAGAAGGAAGGAACCGGCCTGGGGCTCTCGATTACATATACGGTTATAAAAAACGCCTCCGGCAATATTAAAGTGAGTTCTGAAAAGGGCAAGGGATCACGATTTACCATTCTCCTGCCGCTGTCTGATGAAAGCTGTGAAGATGCAGATGAAGAGAAGACAGCCATAGAAACCATGAAAGGCATCAGCATTCTCCTTGTTGATGACGAGCCCATGATAAGGGATATCGGAAAGGAAATACTGGAATCCATCGGCCACAGAGTAGCCACGGCAAGCAACGGAATAGAATGTCTGGAAATGCTTTCAAATGACAAGAACAATTTCGATGTCATAATACTGGACATGATAATGCCCGGACTTGACGGTTTGCACACCCTGGCAGAAATGAGCGCAAAAAAGATAGAAAAAAAGGTCATTGTTTCTACAGGATTCCATTCAGGCAACGAATTCGAGGAGATAACATCAAATCCTCTGGTAATTGCGAGCCTTAACAAGCCTTTCACCGTCCATGAGCTTACAAGGGTGCTTTCAAAATTAGTCTGA
- a CDS encoding transglutaminaseTgpA domain-containing protein yields MKASMAMRRAFISDIPFLTTVVSFCGVLSLTLAGMMPWPMLAAIAAIHIAAYLWLFEREILPSYFFGIFMGAVFLGECIRIFVAGSEGVLPALRDIILILAMGRLILKKTAREIYQILGISLAQCILATVFTISPVFLIGLMIDAFLIPVVLYLLDSYEFEKKEPSSTPSSGHWLLVFISIIAVSVVMFFVIPRPSSTLLSMNLIKKHRTGFSEEVNLAREDTLEQDRGIIMRIVWKEGRPEDRIYLSGARLEVIDRSGFKKSPAPVESIDSYADKTDTLTIYPTDIESKNVFFTYSLVSTYPASAHKEGVNYYWNRDVPPVYDVHLARVEDTSGNRITDVPESLVKVAGLGKEVAGTGSAGIRVERIIQYLRSHCSYSLEGMQVPRNKTPVEVFLEKRKGACEHFASAMAVMLRGAGIPSRVVTGFLVTEFNTAGNYYMVRASDAHAWVEYWDGAWIMADPTPSGGVQPGRARTNLLDAMRFRWIRWVIQYSLNDQINFAKYVRFNAPKIPKAAATPRWLSFLIPAFLLGTSVFLFIRYKRLSLYEKALLSLRRKGLKLDEGAEHETHLRQVREQRPELSDAFEAYQKKYLSWRFGGRKIDMQTLTEEFIRRISGLGK; encoded by the coding sequence ATGAAAGCCTCTATGGCGATGCGGCGCGCATTTATATCTGATATTCCGTTTCTTACGACCGTAGTCTCCTTCTGCGGCGTTTTATCACTGACGCTTGCAGGCATGATGCCCTGGCCGATGCTGGCCGCCATTGCGGCAATACATATCGCCGCCTATCTCTGGCTCTTTGAAAGAGAGATACTGCCGTCTTATTTTTTCGGGATATTCATGGGTGCCGTTTTTCTCGGTGAATGCATAAGGATATTCGTGGCGGGAAGCGAGGGAGTGCTGCCGGCATTGAGAGACATAATCCTCATCCTTGCCATGGGAAGACTTATCCTTAAAAAGACTGCAAGGGAAATATATCAGATTCTCGGAATAAGTCTGGCACAATGCATACTTGCAACGGTTTTCACCATAAGCCCGGTATTTCTCATAGGCCTGATGATTGATGCATTTCTTATCCCTGTTGTCCTTTATCTGCTGGACAGCTATGAATTCGAGAAGAAGGAGCCTTCATCGACCCCTTCCTCCGGACACTGGCTGCTGGTTTTTATCTCAATCATCGCGGTAAGCGTTGTCATGTTCTTTGTGATACCAAGGCCTTCGTCGACACTTCTTTCAATGAACCTTATCAAAAAACACAGGACAGGTTTTTCTGAAGAGGTAAACCTTGCACGTGAGGACACTCTTGAACAGGACAGGGGCATCATCATGCGAATTGTCTGGAAGGAAGGCCGTCCCGAAGACAGGATTTACCTTTCCGGCGCAAGACTTGAAGTAATCGACAGGAGCGGGTTCAAAAAAAGCCCGGCCCCGGTTGAGAGCATCGATTCATATGCAGACAAAACCGACACGCTCACGATTTATCCTACGGATATCGAATCGAAGAATGTCTTCTTCACCTATTCCCTTGTCTCGACATACCCTGCGTCAGCACACAAAGAAGGGGTCAATTACTATTGGAACAGGGATGTACCCCCTGTTTACGATGTACATCTCGCAAGGGTGGAAGACACATCCGGAAATAGAATTACCGATGTGCCGGAAAGCCTCGTTAAAGTCGCAGGGCTTGGGAAAGAGGTTGCAGGTACCGGCTCGGCAGGAATAAGGGTGGAGAGGATTATTCAATATCTCCGCTCCCATTGTTCATACAGCCTTGAGGGCATGCAGGTGCCTCGGAACAAGACACCGGTCGAGGTCTTTCTCGAAAAAAGGAAAGGCGCATGCGAACACTTCGCAAGCGCGATGGCGGTTATGCTCAGAGGCGCGGGCATTCCTTCACGCGTAGTGACCGGCTTTCTGGTAACCGAGTTCAATACGGCGGGCAACTATTACATGGTAAGGGCAAGCGATGCACATGCCTGGGTGGAATACTGGGACGGCGCATGGATAATGGCCGACCCTACGCCTTCCGGGGGTGTTCAGCCGGGAAGAGCACGCACGAACCTGCTCGATGCGATGCGTTTCAGATGGATACGTTGGGTCATACAGTATTCGCTTAATGACCAGATCAATTTTGCAAAATATGTCAGGTTCAACGCACCTAAAATCCCGAAGGCTGCCGCCACCCCAAGATGGCTCTCATTCCTGATTCCGGCGTTTCTTCTTGGGACTTCTGTGTTTTTATTTATCCGGTACAAAAGATTGTCTCTTTATGAAAAAGCCCTTTTATCGCTCAGGCGCAAGGGGCTCAAGCTCGATGAAGGCGCAGAGCATGAAACACATCTCAGGCAGGTCAGGGAACAGCGGCCCGAACTTTCGGATGCGTTCGAGGCCTATCAGAAAAAATACCTTTCATGGCGCTTCGGCGGCAGAAAGATCGACATGCAGACATTGACGGAAGAGTTTATCAGACGCATCTCCGGCCTTGGGAAATAA
- the mtnA gene encoding S-methyl-5-thioribose-1-phosphate isomerase gives MIRPFYFDGASFYILDQRKLPKEETWIKCENADDVSQAIKTLAVRGAPAIGIAAAYGLALSARTGGDIQNAADVLISSRPTAVNLSWAVRRVISAIERAGSSDAFKTAKKEAEAIWVEEARANKEMSRHGADLFAGRNGLSILTHCNAGSLATGGIGTALGVIRELHDRKQLKMVYADETRPLLQGGRLTAYELKTDNIPVTLIADSMAGWLMKQKRIDAVITGADRIAGNMDTANKIGTYSLAVLAHSHGIPFYIAAPMSTFDHECLSGEEIPIEERAAEEVTRYGDIQVSADVPVYNPAFDVTPHNLITAIITEDRVFKI, from the coding sequence ATGATAAGGCCTTTTTATTTTGACGGGGCATCTTTTTATATCCTCGACCAGAGAAAACTTCCGAAGGAAGAGACATGGATAAAGTGCGAAAATGCTGATGATGTATCCCAAGCAATAAAAACACTTGCAGTCAGAGGCGCTCCCGCAATCGGCATAGCTGCTGCATACGGTCTGGCTCTTTCCGCCCGGACAGGGGGCGATATTCAAAATGCGGCGGATGTTTTAATATCATCCCGGCCCACAGCTGTTAATCTTTCATGGGCTGTCAGGCGGGTGATCAGCGCAATCGAAAGAGCAGGCTCATCTGATGCCTTCAAAACTGCAAAGAAAGAGGCCGAAGCCATCTGGGTCGAGGAGGCGAGGGCGAACAAGGAAATGTCCAGGCATGGTGCTGATCTTTTTGCAGGCAGAAACGGCCTTTCCATTCTGACACACTGCAATGCTGGCTCTCTAGCCACTGGCGGGATCGGGACAGCTCTGGGAGTCATAAGAGAACTTCATGACAGGAAACAGCTGAAAATGGTTTATGCCGATGAAACGAGACCTCTTCTTCAGGGAGGGAGGTTGACGGCCTATGAGCTGAAAACCGACAATATCCCAGTGACCCTGATCGCGGACAGCATGGCCGGCTGGCTCATGAAGCAAAAAAGGATAGATGCGGTGATAACAGGCGCGGACAGGATAGCCGGGAACATGGATACAGCTAACAAGATAGGGACATACAGTCTGGCTGTACTGGCCCATTCGCATGGCATACCCTTTTATATTGCAGCGCCCATGTCGACATTCGATCACGAATGTCTGAGCGGTGAAGAAATCCCGATTGAAGAAAGGGCTGCCGAAGAGGTTACCCGGTACGGGGACATTCAGGTTTCAGCGGATGTTCCGGTATATAATCCTGCATTCGATGTTACCCCGCACAATCTTATTACGGCAATAATCACTGAAGACAGGGTATTCAAGATATAG
- a CDS encoding metallophosphoesterase codes for MRILFTADLHGQVTLYEQMFALSKSGGADVIIMGGDILPTVIDELFDLARGVSAYKKSLDVQIEFIDSYFIPVIREFKKENPAKEIFYIPGNHDWNMATLHLEKNYPEAVNLHGRTVHFSGYDFTGYGCVIDSHFWVKDMVRRDTPSDTGFPGRFSCVSTPEGMKLYKDNSYLDLNPSIEEELSSIKIIAPAKTVCVFHSPPYDTRIDTLHNGKPIGSRAIKDYIDRYQPLISLHGHIHEAPYMTGIYRTAIGKTIAINPGHFKDDLHAVIIDMSEGEPVIRHTLFKNPDCG; via the coding sequence ATGAGAATCCTTTTCACCGCAGACCTTCACGGCCAGGTTACTTTGTATGAGCAGATGTTCGCCCTTTCAAAAAGCGGTGGCGCGGATGTGATAATCATGGGAGGCGACATCCTGCCCACCGTAATAGACGAACTTTTCGATCTTGCACGCGGGGTAAGCGCCTATAAAAAAAGCCTAGATGTTCAGATCGAATTTATCGACAGTTATTTCATCCCGGTAATAAGGGAGTTCAAAAAAGAAAATCCTGCTAAGGAAATTTTTTATATCCCGGGAAATCACGACTGGAACATGGCGACATTACATCTTGAAAAAAATTACCCTGAAGCCGTGAACCTTCATGGCAGGACAGTACATTTTTCCGGCTACGACTTTACAGGCTATGGCTGCGTGATAGATTCCCATTTCTGGGTAAAGGACATGGTGAGAAGAGATACTCCGTCAGATACCGGATTTCCCGGAAGGTTTTCATGCGTAAGCACTCCGGAAGGCATGAAACTTTATAAAGACAATTCATACCTTGACCTTAACCCGAGCATCGAGGAAGAGCTTTCGTCCATAAAAATAATCGCCCCCGCAAAGACAGTCTGTGTATTTCACTCGCCTCCATATGATACCCGGATAGACACGCTCCACAACGGCAAGCCAATCGGCAGCAGGGCCATAAAGGATTATATCGACAGATATCAGCCACTCATTTCCCTTCACGGCCACATCCACGAGGCGCCCTACATGACAGGCATTTACCGCACGGCAATCGGCAAAACCATCGCGATCAATCCCGGGCATTTCAAGGACGACCTTCATGCAGTGATCATCGATATGTCGGAAGGCGAACCCGTAATAAGGCACACCCTCTTCAAAAACCCCGATTGCGGTTAA
- a CDS encoding acetate uptake transporter, translating into MSDNLANPAPLGLMGFGMTTVLLNLHNAGFFELGAGILAMGIFYGGLAQVIAGIMEYKKGNTFGTTAFTSYGLFWMSLVFLVFFNGKVGLQSNSEAFMTAYLFMWGLFTFFMWIGTWKANRGLQVVFLSLTILFFMLAARDGFGWKGTWAVLTGWDGVFCGFSAIYCAMAQVLNESFGRTILPLGTK; encoded by the coding sequence ATGTCTGACAATCTGGCTAATCCTGCACCGCTGGGTCTCATGGGTTTCGGTATGACAACCGTTCTTCTGAATCTGCACAATGCAGGATTTTTCGAACTGGGTGCGGGTATACTTGCAATGGGCATTTTCTACGGCGGTTTGGCACAGGTCATAGCAGGTATCATGGAGTACAAGAAGGGCAATACTTTCGGCACCACGGCGTTCACTTCATACGGTCTGTTCTGGATGTCCCTGGTATTTCTCGTTTTCTTCAACGGCAAAGTGGGTCTTCAGAGTAACAGTGAAGCCTTTATGACGGCCTATCTGTTCATGTGGGGGCTGTTCACGTTCTTCATGTGGATAGGTACATGGAAGGCAAACCGCGGACTTCAGGTGGTTTTTCTGAGCCTTACCATACTCTTCTTCATGCTGGCGGCAAGGGACGGTTTCGGGTGGAAAGGTACATGGGCGGTACTGACCGGCTGGGATGGAGTATTCTGCGGATTCTCCGCGATCTACTGTGCAATGGCCCAGGTTCTCAACGAGAGCTTCGGCAGGACCATACTGCCTCTAGGGACGAAATAA